The Hemicordylus capensis ecotype Gifberg chromosome 5, rHemCap1.1.pri, whole genome shotgun sequence nucleotide sequence TTCTAGTAAATGCATgatcattttatatatttatatgaaATTTTATAGAGAGAGTTTGGGAGCAACTGCCGGATAGGCAAGGATGGAAAGAGACGGCTAGGTCAGCGGGCAGGAAAAGAGCCGCCAGAGGGCGATGagagaaagcagactgggagggggagagtgaactggggctgaagggtggggggagaatggactggagctgaagatgaaatgaagatggagggggagagacagggagaactaggggagaAGATGCTCTGCGACAGATAAGCTAGTTTAAATTATTACTCTCCATGCTTCAGTGCTttacttaaaataatttaaagttACTCACTTTTGACTTTATGTAGAACGGAGATGACTGTTGATGTATTGCTAAGTCCATTATACTATTTGAATTTGTGACACTATTACTATTAGCATGTTCATCATCTCTGCTGCTTTCATCAGACTGATCAAAATCATCACTGTCCTGGTCCatatcttcctcttcctccatctcctcctcatcTTGTTCACCAACGTGTTCatcatcttcctcttcttcttgatTACCAGAGTATTCTTCATCCACTGCAATAAACCTGTTGTTGTTTTCTTCTAATTGTTCCTGATGTTCATTTCTGTGGCAGAGTCCAGCCTCCCCTCCACCTATTTCCCCATTCCTTGCAACGTGAGCCTCCTCTTGCTGCcgtaactgctgctgctgttcttcctCTACAACTCGATTCATCTGCTCTTCATCCACCTGGCTTGAGGAAGCATTACCTCGAACAGACCCACCAGTTCGTCGTCTCTTGCTGCCGACAGACAGCAGTTCCTGATTCATTTCCAAAAGCCAGCTTGCTACTTCTTGGACCTTTGCTAGACTATCTGAAGATGCAAATGTTTTCACATTctaaggagagaaaaagaagcagaGAATAATGACAAGGATTGTACACTATTATCTCAGTTATTTATACAAAGGTAGATTTCAACTCTTTCTCTGGCCCAAGACACTTCTGAGCAAACCATGGCAGAATTATTTTGAATCTGAAAAAATTGTATGGTCATTCCAATTTCAAATTAATCCTGATGTATTTTATAATAAGTAATCAGTTTTATAATTTTGGGTTAATCTGCACACCAAGACAGAAGAGAGAACATGAACCTCAAATACCCCCtcctccagggctgtccttagtgcatggcaagcagggtgactgccccaggACCCGCTCCTTTAACCACCATTAGAATTAaatggaagggggccctgcactggctgatttgtcctGGGCCCTGcatcccaccagggctctcttaaggacagccctgccctcCCCAATAACTATAATAAAGCTTTTGTGATCCATGAATTTTAAATAAGGCATCCCGGACAGTGCCAATTTTAAAGGAAGTAATACAGATAGTAAAATGTATTGCTTATATCAAGTTACTTCTAAACATCTATTTCTTTCATAACTGGTTGCAAACAATGTGTACTCCACTATTACATTAATTATTTCTTTTGACAATTGTCTTAGGCAACATACTTGTGAGCATGGTTAATTCCAGCCTGAAAATTTGGGAAAGATTTTCAGATTAAACCAACTAGTTTAAAAATAACAAAGCATTTAGATACTCTGAGTACAGAggctgcaaaaaaacaaaaacaaaatatttttaaaatctttaaaattctccttttaaaaaggagaaaagaaagatTAAAGGTATTATTGGGCTTGAAAGTGTTTGCAaaatctccattttttaaaatacagtggGTGCCATCACCCTACTGCAGATAAGTGAATGTGCTGGCAGAAACCAGCTTTCCTTGCATCCCAGTTACTTTGCCAAAAGAAAAAACTGGCAACAAAAGGGGGGAATTCACATGCAACGCTGAAGCATATGTGTGAAGCTCTCATGCATCATGTGGTGTgacagttagagtgttggactaggactgggaagacccatgttcaaatcgccatccagccatgaaactcactgggtgactctgggccagtcacctatctcttagcctaacctcccctcatagggttgttgtgaagataaacataaccatgtacaccactctgggctccttggaggaatagcgggatataaatgtaataaataaaataaaataaaataaaataaaagtggccCCCAGAGTTAAACTTGAAAACATGAAGCACCTGTTGAGTATATGGCAAGTCAGGACATAGATGCAGAACAGTGCAAAGGCACTCCTTTCCGCAATTCTGCCTGACCAGCATTTTGTGGGTTTTGACAACACTGATCTTAGAGGATAGGTTGCTGGAACAGGAGAAATAGAACTCTGAGAATAACTGACAGATTactacagttgtccctcgccaaccatgagggttcagttcctggaaaacctcgTGTTTGGCGAATCCATGGTAGACGAGCAATAGGAAGGTATtagaaacggggttaggggaatcgagGTCTCAGAAGGGCTGAAAAACAAGGTAAAAAAACATAAAGAATCGCCCAACctccagaaatgaccccctgacccttGGAAATACAACCCCCCCTACACACCCAAAatagaaattttttaaaatcaggaaaCCGTGGATACTCAGGTTGTAGTTGGTGAGACCTGTGACAATTTCCCCATCACATATACTCAAATCTGTGATTGGGAAAACCACGGTTGGAGAGGGATAGCTGTACTGTGTTTATAGATCTCTTGATCAGGGTCACTGTCTGAAAGGCAAGTTGCAGTACAATTTGTACCTTATAACAATGTTCACACACATGCAAGATTCTTCACCGACCGTTGATATTTCTATGCAAATTTGGAGATCTATTTCTAAATGTCTGGGTAATGGATTTAGCATAGGAATTGTTTGTTTTACTTAATTCCTATAGTTTCTAATTGAAATTTTTTATACTTATGCCATGACAAAACAAatatatgatttattttttttaagaaaacctATCTTTACTTTAAAATCTTCATtaataatatatacaaaaaattaaAGCTTTCTATGTTTGTGATAAAACTATTCTGAACTAATATGACAAGGCAGGGCCATT carries:
- the FBXW7 gene encoding F-box/WD repeat-containing protein 7 isoform X7, whose product is MNQELLSVGSKRRRTGGSVRGNASSSQVDEEQMNRVVEEEQQQQLRQQEEAHVARNGEIGGGEAGLCHRNEHQEQLEENNNRFIAVDEEYSGNQEEEEDDEHVGEQDEEEMEEEEDMDQDSDDFDQSDESSRDDEHANSNSVTNSNSIMDLAIHQQSSPFYIKSKNLPVGK
- the FBXW7 gene encoding F-box/WD repeat-containing protein 7 isoform X6, translated to MNQELLSVGSKRRRTGGSVRGNASSSQVDEEQMNRVVEEEQQQQLRQQEEAHVARNGEIGGGEAGLCHRNEHQEQLEENNNRFIAVDEEYSGNQEEEEDDEHVGEQDEEEMEEEEDMDQDSDDFDQSDESSRDDEHANSNSVTNSNSIMDLAIHQQSSPFYIKSKKPGLGFKLQLSHKLTKGKS
- the FBXW7 gene encoding F-box/WD repeat-containing protein 7 isoform X4; this encodes MNQELLSVGSKRRRTGGSVRGNASSSQVDEEQMNRVVEEEQQQQLRQQEEAHVARNGEIGGGEAGLCHRNEHQEQLEENNNRFIAVDEEYSGNQEEEEDDEHVGEQDEEEMEEEEDMDQDSDDFDQSDESSRDDEHANSNSVTNSNSIMDLAIHQQSSPFYIKSKSSIQFCRLTGFYAVFCFLNLRVLYPSAELTLLNT
- the FBXW7 gene encoding F-box/WD repeat-containing protein 7 isoform X5, with translation MNQELLSVGSKRRRTGGSVRGNASSSQVDEEQMNRVVEEEQQQQLRQQEEAHVARNGEIGGGEAGLCHRNEHQEQLEENNNRFIAVDEEYSGNQEEEEDDEHVGEQDEEEMEEEEDMDQDSDDFDQSDESSRDDEHANSNSVTNSNSIMDLAIHQQSSPFYIKSKIKCEQSISLYRNLDLDSNCS